The Oryza brachyantha chromosome 7, ObraRS2, whole genome shotgun sequence genomic interval GCTGGAATGAAATGTTGTTGGGACAATGCCATCTTATGCTGTTATCAACTTATCACCAAGTTGCTCATCCCTGATGACGATGTGGCTCACATCCTTTGGCCGCTGCATCTCTGAAAACCTAACAAAAAATGGAGTCATCCGATGGTGTCGCTAACCCTGACAGATGCATAGTGATGTTTTTAGCTCTTATAGCTGTTAGGTAATGTGGCGCATCAGTGCTACTCTTCTGAATCACTGGGACGACCGTCCGTCCATTTTCTTGCCCATGTGGGGCTCCATTGATCCAGATGCATGCATTTCTTTCTCTTGTTGCCTATCGCATTACAAAGATTCCCAGCGATGTTAAAAGAACTGTGAAGCATGATGCACTTGCAGAGAGTCGCAGCGTTGCAGCAGGTTACTCCTCTGATGATCATCAGAGTGGTGTTGGTACGAAGGCGTCATGCGCATACAGCTAAGCTAAGCGAAGCCAAAGCTGCCACTTGCAgcgaggaggcggcagcgATGATGGAGGAGCGAGCTGCGAGCCTGAGCTTGATGATGGTGTCAGTCGCACACACTGTCAACTCGCGGGGGCCGGGCGGTCGGCGCAGGCCGATCGAGTTATTAAGGCGCGTGGTCACGGAGGCAGTAATTGCCACGCAGGGGCAGGCTACGGGCGTGGATCTGATGATGcaggcagcggcagcagcggagCTCCAATCATGGCGGCCACCGCTAGCTCGGGCCCCTCCTCGCCGGAGCGCATCAGGCGATCGATCGGAGAAGAAAGCCTCGACTCCCCCCGGGGATTCTGTGGGCCGCTCGACGAGAAACGGCCCAATTTTTGGGCCCACGATGGATGAACGGTTCTTTCGAGGCCCACTTGATGCGATGGGCCGGCTTCTCTGGGCCTCGTGCGCTTGCCGCTTGGGACCTTGACGATTAACCTTAACCTAATCTGCTGCGGCGCAGGGCTGCAAGCTCGATAAATGTCGTTGTTTTTGGTGAACGCCAGCCAAAACCATCTCGAAAACCACCGATGTGATCGTCGCAGCTGCCTCAATTTAAAATGGTACCATGACGTATATTTGCTACAGtttgataaatctagacatcgACACACGACAAGATTTCAAATCTATCTTTAactatgatttattattatatatataataaatttttaattatattaaagTGCTTCTATGACTTatctatacatattattttattatttcgaaattaaatattttagatgttattagttgttaaaattttaaaagattaatGACGTCCTTGTCCAAAACGATACTACATccgtgtttattttttagtttttagatacaatgtatgttttgacttttcgtcttatttgaatttttttgtaattaatatttttattgttactagatgataaaaacatgaataatactttatacgtaactatttttttaagtttttgcacaaaattttcaaataagacaaatgattaaattttagacataaaaattgaaaaataaagttattatcgAACGAGAGTAGTAAGAATTATAgaactggagggagtaactaGATAATTTTGCTATGGAGAAATGTGAATTGGATTTGACCTATAATTGAGGTAATATCACTTATTTGAACAAAATGTAaaatatcagaaaatattaagagctaatttataaaaataaaaaaaaaatacataaagcAGTAGGACGACGGATTGACTAGCACAACAAAAATGGAAGACTAGTATATCCAGGACTAATTTGTAAAGCAAAAAGCTGCGAAAATTTACTAGGGTGTCGGATTCACTGTCATTAGTAATAGagacatttaaagtagtatagatatactGCATATCACATTATAGCTCTCCCAGTCTCTTGGCGCATTCCACGCTGCTGTCCAGCGTCTCGTTCACCCCATACTTGTACTTGAACCCTAAATCCACAAGCTTGTTGGTGTCAGCTTGCACCCTCACCCCCTCCCCTGTGATCCTGAGAAGATGAGCGCAAAAATCAATCACACGATCACTCACTGGTACCAGAAGAAACAATTAACATATCAACAGTTCAATGCTTATATCATGATTGGGGGATTAGGTGTTTCACAAGAGTTACAGTCTTCTACTTATAGAAGAACTTTTCATAGTTCGTATTTTCTTGTCTTATAAGCCACACGGAAAGAGCATGACGCTGACTATgtgttattttctatatttataatcagagcaactctccggtgtattttactggtagaaTTATACTATTAGTAGAATACtagtatttttatacttcgttaattacttgattagcattattttgtcattttgtttttttacaatgaaGACCACATTAAAAAGTACGATATAaccttttaaatttctactgtACCTAATATTGCcgataatataatttaattatagtcgtccaataaaaatagatcaacggtatagattaaattctactatcagtaaatgcaccggagtcggTCCCTAAATTCTACTCCTCCACGGCTATCATTAATTGTTGGTTGACACATcgtatattttagttttttccgaTTTAGTTTTCCATATAAAAATCCGTGTATGCGCTTTTCCATATAATTTcataacattaattaataattgagaCTAATTGAGTTTGATTGGTCGCACACGTACTCTTTGAGCTTGATCTCGATGTCGGGGAACTTGGCGGCGAAGCGGTCGACGTAGTCCTTCATGTTGGGGTAGCCGGCGGCGCAGAGGAACCGGCCGGCGATGGACGGCTGCTCCATGCAGAAGATGTGCGCGTCGCAGACGTCGTCGATGTGCGCCAGCGGCAGGGAGCCCAGCAGCGCCTGGATGAACTTGAGGGAGTTGTGGTAgccctcgtcgccggtgagcggcGCCACGATCACCGGGATGGAGCTCCACAGGCGCGGCTGGAGcgtgtcgccgccgacgagcgcgCACGCCAGGGTGACGACCTcgaacgccggcgccggcggctcgTCGTTGTAGCTCAGCAGCGCCTTCTCGGAGAGCGACTTGGATGACACGTAGCCCTGCATGCGAGCGGTCGAGACCGGCCATGTCGATCGCCGGCGAGGCAGGCATGCGGCAACAATGTCAGGCGATCACTTCGATCGAGAGCTAATTTGCTCTATCTACGTAGGATTGATTGACTAATTACGTCGAGGTAAGCGTTGGTGAAGTCGTGGGTGAGGTTGAGAGGAGACCAGCAGGACTCGTTGATGAAGTCCTtgtagccgccgccggcgccgtcttcccggagcggcgaggcggcggtgatggagGCGGTGTGGATGACGCGACGCACCGTCTTGGAGCGCTCGCACTGCCGCAGGATGATGCGCATCGCGTCCACCGTGGCCTCGGTGGTGTTCTTGTACTGCGTGCACGCGGAAAATGAAGTTCAAACCACGTCTAATCGAGCATTGTTGTGCTTATAacctaaaagttaattttttaattttaaattaaagttaattttaagatttttttatcatatttgtttttccttcggtaagatatatattaaagtctcatttataaattattttttatttataaatacgtcatttggtttttcattcatatggAGCACGGTACTGGTTATAATCTTATCTGTGTTCATAGACTAGGACCCTccttagttcctaattttttttccaaaaaatatcacatcgaatatttggacatctaaattaaacaaaaaactagTTATACAGTTATGAGATAAATcgtaagacaaatcttttgagcttaattagttcatgattaaccataagtgttACGGTAACCTACaagtgctaatgacggattaattaggctcaaaaaattcgtctcatggttttcaggcaagctataaaatttatttttttattcgtgtccgaaaacacCTTCCGACATCTAGTCAAACGTCcgatatgacaaaaaaaattcttttcgcgaattaaaatttttttgtgcaagTATTTTTTGTCTCCTATGGTGTAAATGAATATTTTTGCCACGCCACCGtcgtcccctcccctcccgttTGCCAAGCTGTTAGCCACGTAGGCTTTCTGCCCTCCCaaagggcggcaggaggttagaaGTACGGTTTTTTCCGaaacacaaaatcaaatttgtgaattatttaacaaataaaatcaaaaatccaaaaaaaatccacagcACGCCATAGAAAATAGCTGCCGCAAGAGTAGTACGGTGCCACGGCTATTCTGTATAGTACTCTCTCAATATTTAAATCTTTCAATGTTTAAATATATGGCTCTTTAACTTTGGAACGTAGTTTgactgtttattttattgatttatttttagaaatattgtttattttttaacttattttattattatgattACTTTAACctcgtatatatttttaatatatttttaaataagatgaatagtcaaatataaagTCGAATCGAAGAGTTAAAACATGCATGCTTGAGAGTAAAAAGCAAAAGGTTTGAAAACCGAAAAAAAGACGATGTAGGCAGCAGGCCAGATAGCGGTGCACCAGTCGACGAAGGTGACAAATTAACATACGCcctattttgaatttgaaaccGGTCTCGATCGCCGCCCCTGTAGCAATTAGATACACTCAACTGTAGTTCCTCATGTATCATAAttcttgactttttttaagataataaacATCTCTAAAACGTATGTTTgactataattttattgtatatatatatattaattttgtgaaaGTTCTTTCTGAGAATAATATACACCATGTTATGGTAtttttgatttaaatattttaaaaattattgataaTCAAGTTTCTATTAATTTGACTTTACCCTTTCTCAAGAGATTAAGAATTGGGTTTAGAGGAAGTACTAGTATTACTCAGGCCATGTTCATTTGTgttgggtaagttaacttaccatgacacggaaaacatattaattaattagtacctgattaattaattattaaaaaaatataaatagattaatatgatttttaaaacaacttttctataatttttttaaaaaaatatattttgagaagcatgcgtgcgaaaaacgaggggataagttaacttagaacaagtttaatagtatagccaactgttGGTTCTAACTTGTCTATAGCCAACTTAGTAGCCAATTCCTATAATAACATAAAATACACAACTAATATTCAGTCCcacctatcatacacatatgtgTCTTAAAATCCGTGCTGTAGTTAGCTACGAATTAGTAGTCCGCTgtccttctctcttctctattatcttcttaaaatatgcttatagctggcttatagcctgctattgtacctgctcttagagcaaggctaataatatagccaacaaggtTATAAGGCTTCTTATAGTCTTTTTATAACCCACTCGTATAATTGTTAGCTATTTATCTTTAATGTAAAACCCATATATCTGTCTCACATGCTATCTTGGTTTTGGTGCTTGAGCTgcctataagcttatagctagcttctcctctttctcctcccttctctcttccacatcagcatttaactaatttataatatgctattatacttgttcTTATGGGTGAACGAACGCGGATTACCCTATATACAGTGACATGTACGTGTTACCTCGTCATTTTACTTTTGACCAGCTCCTTATTTTATCCCCATCCGCTTCGTTTTGGGTGTCCCTGGTCATAACGTTCATCGCCGTCTCTTCCTGGAGCTTTCTTCCCTTAACGGGCATCGATCAAGCTAACCAATCCGCGTCCTctgtcttttcgtttataaagcaaaatctaaattattaattataaatttagagttaattttaaagttttttaattgaaGTTTCTTTTacagttttgacttttagattactaaaatatgtatataaaatttttatttataaattatattttatttataagtatgCCGTTCAATCACCCCTTAATAGTTGAGAAAATAACAGACGTAAATTAGATAAGTGTTTATATTCagttagcatccatataaacaCATAGAAGTATCGGAaatctttaataataaaaaaactaattaacatccatataaatatggAGAAGatataaagtcttataataaagtcttatataaatattagttagcattaatataaatatatatataatataatatagagtTAATAGTAGAAAAAGACAGCGgatccaaaataaatgataagatACACGAGTTGCAATGCTGGCGAACCTCAAGAATCGGAACATGTGACACGACTCCTTCATTTACATAGtctgttctaaaattatttattcatgATCAATTCTTTAGATACTCTCTTTCTTAACGTaacatgtttgacttttttacttgtaagatcatttgtcttattaaaaaaatgaaaatataatttattttgcttataatttactttatcatcaaaataactttaagtatgacttgtcttttttatatttatactaatttttaaataagacgaatgattaaacgttaaaaaaaatcaaacatcttacgttataaaataaaacagaggtaataAGATATTAAGTAACATGCATATCGATACAGTTTGCATGACACCAGCTAGCTGCACACTTTTCTGAGAAGCCTTGCCTTGTAGCTGTACCTGATATGCATGCCGTGTACGGGAAcgtaaattattatttgaacCATATTTTTACTGTTATACGTACGATCTAACTTTACTGCTTACATATGATGAAACACTGTAACCATAATTAGGTAAATAGGATTAAGTGAATGACACCGTAGCCGTTGATTAAGTGGGTCATGCCTAAGTCGGATGGTTGAGTTCTACGCATaataatttccttttttattatctaaattttagtttagactatttttaatctatccttttattttggataggTAAATTTACCATGTTTTTGAACTTTTATAACTTCACTTTCAgcaaatacacatatatacatactggaaaaaatatttagctgGTTCCGATGCAAGCTGAGAAGATTGGGTTTAACGGTGTTTGAAGGTAAAACTTTAAATGATACAATGAGGCAGTAATTTATATCTTGATCCGGGTCAAACTGAGCAAAGGCTCGAGAGAGTGGGTCGATCGTTTGGAAGCCAAATGTTATATttgcatatgaaaaaaaatttaaggtttaaaaatttatatacgtattctgagctatttaaaagctaaggcaagaaaataaaatttgacgaaagatatttaaaaaataactctaaattttaaaaaataaataaattttagcatataaacgTATACATGAACGAAAAGACATGGGCATCTCATGACGCACGAACCTTGGTGCTGCGGGGGTCGTGCTGCAACGGGGTGGCGACGAGGAAGACGAACTCGCAGCCGGCGATAGCCGGCTCGAAGGTGTCGGCGTCGTACATGTCGGCCTCGAACAGCACCagccgctccgccgcgccgggcaGCCTCCTCAGCAGCTCCGTCTTCTTCGCGTCACCTGCTCGATCAGACCAGATCACATCATGCCACACCCACCCACCCCCATCAGCAAGCTGCCATCGGCCATCGCCATGAATAATAGCAAGCTAGCTAACTAAGCAGAGATCGAGCAAGTCACCGAGATCTCGCAGGGTGGCGTGCACGACGCAGCCCCTGGCGAGGAGCTTGCTGACGAGCCAGCTCGCGATGCAGCCGGCGGCTCCGGTGACGCAAACCCTGCTCATCTCTGAATCGCCGTCGATCCTCCCTGCTCTCTCCTGCAGTTAGTTTCTTGCTCTCCGGTCAATTGGGTCGTCACcgtcggtcgccgtcgccgctgcctgATCTGTGGCTCTCCATCCGGGGCCACTTTATAATAGTGGAGTTAGTGAGGAGAGCCTATTGACTTGCAGTAACATGCATGCTCCAAAGTccaaattaatattatttgctAGCACATAGCAGCCATGGCGCCCGGGCGGCGGCTTCACCCGCTACAAGCTTACACTTTTTCCACCTTTAAAAGGATAAATCGCATGCTCACGCGGCCATCCACCTACACTATCTCTTTGTGTTTTACGCCCtaaataaaagttttcatGCTaccacatcaaatatttggatacatgtatgaagtattaaatatagaaaaaaccaattacACATATTGGGTGTaaattacgagacgaatcttttaagtctaattacgTCATAATTTGACAATGTGATGACACAGTAAATAGTGGCTacgatgaattaattaggcttaataaataCGTCTCGCAGTTTCCTGTCGAAAtctgtagtttattttgttattagactacgtttaatacttcaaatatgtgttcgTATATCCAGCGGACTGCTAACTCTATTTGTGCCTGCTGCTGGGCGCGTTCGCAAACACatttactaatctatttttcttcgTTTTCTATACGCACTTTTTCTCAAACggttaaatgatatatatatatatatatatatatatatatatatataaaagttaatcgTATGTTAATATCTTACTTGTTTTACGTGTGCACATATTAGCCAACTTCCAGTGGCATCGTGCTGCCAATATTGTCTACATCTATCAGTACGTGTAGAGGAAGTTGTTATGTCTATGTGTATAGATACTGCGTACCGAAGAAGGATAAGAAATGTGTGGATGAAGGGATACTATGCCAATATTGTCTACATCTATCGGTGTGTAGGGGAAGTCATTGTGTCTATGTGTATAGATAATATTGCTGCGTATGAAGGGAGGATAAGACATGTATGGATGAAGGGATAAGAAATAATATCGTGCAATTACATTATTTGTGTTTAGTTGTGTCGAAACTCGgtataaatagatatttttaaataaaactcaGCATAAATAGGATACTTATTTGTGTCGATTCTTCTTTACACCCTTTGTGCTAGTTCAACTATATAACCGACCTAAATAGGAATTTCTGTCTGTTATTCTCTAATATTTCCAATACCCGGAATAATAAGGATTCAATTTTACCGGTTCTTCTCTGTACCTGGCACAAATATGCCAAATATGTAACTAAGATCCAGCACAAATAGTAGCCAGTCATTTGTGCCAGATACTTATTTGGGACACGCAGgtgcttgttttttttgttctatCAGTGCCGAGTATTAGGACAACCAACATGGATGCCCAGacatttttgggtttttttagcaGTGTCTActcttttctttaatttttataaaaacattattgttttaataaaagatcaaaaatattggttgcaagttgcaacaacATCTTGTGAAAGAAACTGACGAGCTGAGTGAGCAGTAAATAGGAAATCTTGGTGCTCAAGTGAATAATCAAATACTCAAAGCACTGGATCCCACGCTGCTGTTGGGCTTTGAGACTTGAGAAGCACTCCCTCCCTGTTATTATATTTAACCTCGTGATCTTTAAAGTCGATCgatcgtcttatttaaaagttttacataattattaagttatttattataatttgatttaataCTAAAGACACTCTAAGTATGGCTATAAttctacatatttataacaaaaattgaaataagataaaataatatatattgttttataattatttttaaataatatagaaatttattttactacCTTGATACTatagattttatatattaatcaaatactaaaagcaccggatcccacgCTGTTGTTGGGCTTTGAAACTTGAGAATAGAATAAAGACGGCTTGGAAACGGACAAAAATCATCTTTATCAATCGAAAAACTCGGATATGAAAACGGAATTGGGCACTATAAAAACGAATACGGAGCAAATACGAAACGGAACAAATTCGGTCTCAAAAATTTATCgaaatataaaaacacatCGAAATGTATATCCagatctttaaaaaaaaacggaaTGGGCACCGGCGAGGAACGAGCTGGAAGGGGCAGCGATTCCGGAGATGGactggacggcggcgccatcgGTAACTCGGCGCGGTCCTACGCTGCTGCACGCACGTGGGACACTCAGCCTGGAATGCTGTACGCAAAGGGAACACTCAGTGCTAGCTTTGCGCCTGCCTGACTGGT includes:
- the LOC102702863 gene encoding putative anthocyanidin reductase — translated: MSRVCVTGAAGCIASWLVSKLLARGCVVHATLRDLGDAKKTELLRRLPGAAERLVLFEADMYDADTFEPAIAGCEFVFLVATPLQHDPRSTKYKNTTEATVDAMRIILRQCERSKTVRRVIHTASITAASPLREDGAGGGYKDFINESCWSPLNLTHDFTNAYLDGYVSSKSLSEKALLSYNDEPPAPAFEVVTLACALVGGDTLQPRLWSSIPVIVAPLTGDEGYHNSLKFIQALLGSLPLAHIDDVCDAHIFCMEQPSIAGRFLCAAGYPNMKDYVDRFAAKFPDIEIKLKEITGEGVRVQADTNKLVDLGFKYKYGVNETLDSSVECAKRLGEL